A DNA window from Hordeum vulgare subsp. vulgare chromosome 1H, MorexV3_pseudomolecules_assembly, whole genome shotgun sequence contains the following coding sequences:
- the LOC123414445 gene encoding uncharacterized protein LOC123414445: MSATGSWSASVLCAADNCRHGDCQSGPVRVVFVILHQEEQVATASVYSSETASWSSPAVTDIGMFEDEDEICFCTPSVLAGDALYFLLFRDQDVEDCSILEYNFGTSCLSEIHHPEEMEDASNSPILMVGEDGRLGIAHLFFFCLSIWWREVDPDGGVSWTQPRDIDLQTILPASDFTVSPELVGSVEGTDIIFVTTSLGTYEIDLKSLSLKMLSSKLDQHPHVRWTLFPYVSFYHPPAAAGGVLAEASSDEEPGHGNEEAEVSSIEEV, translated from the exons ATGTCGGCAACGGGAAGCTGGTCTGCCTCGGTGCTCTGTGCTGCGGACAACTGCCGCCACGGTGACTGCCAATCGGGTCCAGTCcgcgttgttttcgtcatccttCACCAGGAAGAGCAGGTTGCTACGGCGTCCGTCTACTCATCGGAGACGGCTAGTTGGAGCTCTCCGGCCGTCACCGACATTGGTATGTTTGAGGATGAAGATGAAATCTGTTTCTGCACGCCTAGTGTACTCGCAGGAGACGCGCTCTATTTCCTCCTGTTCCGGGACCAGGATGTTGAAGATTGCAGTATTCTCGAATACAACTTTGGAACCTCTTGTCTGTCAGAGATTCATCATCCGGAAGAGATGGAGGATGCCAGCAACAGTCCTATCCTCATGGTGGGGGAAGACGGCAGGCTGGGGATTGCACACCTCTTCTTTTTCTGCCTCTCCATCTGGTGGAGGGAGGTGGATCCCGATGGAGGTGTGTCCTGGACACAACCGAGAGACATCGACCTCCAGACTATTCTTCCCGCTAGTGATTTCACAGTATCACCAGAGTTGGTTGGCTCCGTCGAGGGTACTGACATCATTTTTGTAACCACAAGTCTCGGCACCTACGAAATTGATCTCAAGTCACTAAGCTTGAAGATGCTCTCAAGCAAGCTGGATCAACATCCACATGTCAGATGGACCCTCTTTCCCTACGTCAGCTTCTACCATCCTCCAG CGGCGGCTGGTGGTGTTCTGGCTGAAGCATCAAGTGATGAAGAACCTGGGCATGGCAATGAGGAAGCAGAAGTCTCAAGCATTGAAGAAGTTTAG
- the LOC123414461 gene encoding uncharacterized protein LOC123414461 has translation MAAVLVRELGEMEELVEEILIRLPKDEPGNLLRSSLVCKPWRGLLAGDGFRRRYGDFHQTPPMLGFFQNWPEPCAELWPTTDFLARDLDPQHHYSVEDCRHGRVLLRYLDEDANMARLVVWDPITGRQTVFGSLENEMSATGSWSASVLCAADNCRHGDCQSGPVRVVFVILHQEEQVATASVYSSETASWSSPAVTDIGMFEDEDEICFCTPSVLAGDALYFLLFRDQDVEDCSILEYNFGTSCLSEIHHPEEMEDASNSPILMVGEDGRLGIAHLFFFCLSIWWREVDPDGGVSWTQPRDIDLQTILPASDFTVSPELVGSVEGTDIIFVTTSLGTYEIDLKSLSLKMLSSKLDQHPHVRWTLFPYVSFYHPPAAAGGVLAEASSDEEPGHGNEEAEVSSIEEV, from the exons ATGGCGGCGGTGCTTGTGCGGGAGCTTGGCGAGATGGAGGAGCTCGTGGAGGAGATCCTCATCCGCCTCCCTAAGGACGAGCCTGGTAATCTTCTCCGCTCCTCCCTCGTCTGCAAGCCATGGCGCGGCCTCCTCGCCGGCGACGGCTTCCGTCGCCGCTACGGCGACTTCCACCAAACACCTCCCATGCTTGGCTTCTTCCAAAACTGGCCGGAACCCTGCGCCGAATTATGGCCTACCACGGATTTCCTCGCGCGTGACCTCGACCCCCAGCACCACTATTCCGTGGAAGATTGTCGCCACGGCCGGGTCCTCCTTCGGTACTTGGATGAGGATGCGAATATGGCAAGGCTGGTCGTCTGGGACCCCATCACGGGCAGACAAACGGTGTTTGGCAGCCTCGAAAACGAAATGTCGGCAACGGGAAGCTGGTCTGCCTCGGTGCTCTGTGCTGCGGACAACTGCCGCCACGGTGACTGCCAATCGGGTCCAGTCcgcgttgttttcgtcatccttCACCAGGAAGAGCAGGTTGCTACGGCGTCCGTCTACTCATCGGAGACGGCTAGTTGGAGCTCTCCGGCCGTCACCGACATTGGTATGTTTGAGGATGAAGATGAAATCTGTTTCTGCACGCCTAGTGTACTCGCAGGAGACGCGCTCTATTTCCTCCTGTTCCGGGACCAGGATGTTGAAGATTGCAGTATTCTCGAATACAACTTTGGAACCTCTTGTCTGTCAGAGATTCATCATCCGGAAGAGATGGAGGATGCCAGCAACAGTCCTATCCTCATGGTGGGGGAAGACGGCAGGCTGGGGATTGCACACCTCTTCTTTTTCTGCCTCTCCATCTGGTGGAGGGAGGTGGATCCCGATGGAGGTGTGTCCTGGACACAACCGAGAGACATCGACCTCCAGACTATTCTTCCCGCTAGTGATTTCACAGTATCACCAGAGTTGGTTGGCTCCGTCGAGGGTACTGACATCATTTTTGTAACCACAAGTCTCGGCACCTACGAAATTGATCTCAAGTCACTAAGCTTGAAGATGCTCTCAAGCAAGCTGGATCAACATCCACATGTCAGATGGACCCTCTTTCCCTACGTCAGCTTCTACCATCCTCCAG CGGCGGCTGGTGGTGTTCTGGCTGAAGCATCAAGTGATGAAGAACCTGGGCATGGCAATGAGGAAGCAGAAGTCTCAAGCATTGAAGAAGTTTAG